Proteins from a genomic interval of Eschrichtius robustus isolate mEscRob2 chromosome 9, mEscRob2.pri, whole genome shotgun sequence:
- the MYCT1 gene encoding myc target protein 1 isoform X2, with protein MARKLLGRASAPISQWSSSRRSRSSYTHGLNRTGFYRHSGCERRSNLSLASLTFQRQASLEQANSFPRKSSFRGSTFHPFLQSPPLPVETESQLVTFPSSNTSSTINTSHSLGRPDFHWSNHSLRIGLSTPAPPAYESIIKAFPDS; from the coding sequence AAGAGCCAGTGCCCCCATCTCACAGTGGAGTTCAAGCCGGAGATCTAGATCTTCTTACACCCATGGCCTCAACAGAACTGGATTTTACCGCCACAGTGGCTGTGAACGTCGAAGCAACCTCAGCCTGGCAAGCCTCACTTTCCAGCGCCAAGCTTCCCTGGAACAAGCCAATTCCTTTCCAAGAAAATCAAGCTTCAGGGGCTCAACTTTCCATCCGTTTCTGCAAAGTCCACCACTTCCCGTGGAAACTGAGAGTCAGCTGGTGACTTTCCCTTCATCCAATACCTCCTCCACCATCAACACTTCCCACAGTCTGGGCCGTCCTGATTTCCACTGGTCCAATCACAGTCTTCGGATTGGCCTTTCAACACCAGCCCCACCTGCCTATGAGTCAATCATAAAGGCTTTCCCGGATTCCTGA